The following coding sequences lie in one Capsicum annuum cultivar UCD-10X-F1 chromosome 5, UCD10Xv1.1, whole genome shotgun sequence genomic window:
- the LOC124898838 gene encoding uncharacterized protein LOC124898838: MGVVELVKVEDFMLQLLVELVEADELMLQLLAELVEVEELVLLLLVVLVQQEKLVEVEELILLLLVVLIQQEELLVLLLLVIVSLVLTKVEEHLIKDLRWLEWRCFKQRVVLESSILECL, from the exons ATGGGTGTTGTGGAGCTAGTAAAGGTAGAGGATTTTATGTTGCAGTTGTTGGTAGAGCTGGTAGAGGCAGATGAGTTAATGCTGCAGTTGTTGGCAGAGCTGGTAGAGGTAGAGGAGTTAGTGCTGCTGCTGTTGGTTGTGCTAGTACAACAAGAGAAACTGGTAGAGGTAGAGGAGTTAATACTACTGCTGTTGGTTGTGCTGATACAGCAAGAGGAGCTGCTGGTGTTGCTACTTCTAGTCATAGTGTCACTGGTGCTAACAAAGGTAGAGGAACACCTTATAAAAGACCTGAGATGGTTGGAATGGAGGTGCTTCAAACAAAGAGTAGTTTTAGAATCCTCAAT CTTGGAATGCCTATGA